The genomic segment CGGTAGAAGATAATCTCTACGATTTTTTCGACTAGGATGAATAACCTTGAATTAATTTATTAAATGTTACTAACAAATTAAACCAAGGTATCATTGTATTGTCTCTATTTTTTTTATTACACGCCTACTACATCACGACGCAGGAACACTCCCCAACAATCGATCTTGAATCGCTTTGTGGGATTTAACGCCCTCATAACCGTAACGATTGTACTTATAATCTTGAATCATTTTCTCTAAATATTGCACTCGATCGCCCGGTGCGGGATGACTATCTAAATAACTCGTTTTGCGATCGCCACTTTCTTTCTTAATCGCTACCATTAAATTTCGCATTCCATCGGCAGAATATCCCGACAGTGCCAGCACTCGTGTTCCTAAAATATCCGCCTGACGTTCGCTATATTGACTAAATTGAGCATTGACGAGGGCAGACAGTCGATTAATAACAGGTATAATCTGCTCAAAATTCCCCAGTAAATTCGCCTGAGCAACCTTCTGAAAGCCATGAGAAAGAGCCGCATGGGAAATTTCGTGCGCCAACAATCCCGCTAATTCGGCTTCAGATTGGGTTTTGAGAATAGCACCTGTATTGACAAAAATTTTACCACCCGGAAGAGCAAAGGCATTGAGGTTATTATCTTTAACCACATAATATTCATAATCAAAGTTCCGTCCCATGTAAGGAGTCAACCGTCCGGCTAATCCTTGTACATATTTTAAAACTTCTGGGTCATCTACCAATTGACCATTTCCCTGATATTGATTGCTATACAATCCAGCGACTTCTGCGCCAAAACCTTTTTCTCCTTTGAGCAACATAGCGACTGTTTGTAGTCCTGAGAGTCCTTGATAAGGATCGTTATTGAGAATTGCTCCTCCTGCACCTACTAACACCGACACCACAGTCTGTCCGATCAGCTTTTCGTTAATATTGTTTTTAAAAGCCGCTAAATATTTATCTGCCAGTTTTTCAAATTCACTAGCTTCAGGAGAATCGCTATAAACCAAAGTGAATTGACGAGCAGCAATTGACGCTTCTAAAAATTGTTCAGACTCTACCATTAAATCAATTTTAGCTCGTAGGAGAACCGTATCGTCTGGAAAAGTTTCTGTTGCTTGTTCTAATACTTCTACTGCATTTTTGGGCTGTCCTTCTTTCGCTGACTTTTCACAAAATTCGGCTTCTTTTTGACAAAATTTAGCTAACATTTCATAAGCGGGCACAAATTGGGGATAATTTTGGATCAAAGGCACAAGATTAAAATAGATTTTACTATCTAGATTCCGTTGCATACCATCTTGAGCTTGACTCCAGAACCGTTGACCCCCCCCTAATTCCTCAATTTTGTACACAGGCTCGGGAATTTCAGCCACAGCAGATTGAGCGGGAAAGTCGGGTTTACATTCACGGTAAAGTGCTTTTGCATCTTCTTTTTGTCCAGCAAGGAATAATTCATCAGCTTGCGCTAAAATCTTGAAACAGTTATCAGTTGAAAGGGGGGATTGAGAATAGTTTGGTGATAGAGGGAAGACTAAGGTAAGGCTCAAGAATATCGTCATCCCCAACATCAACAAGCCTAAGTTGCGAAATAGTTTCATCGGGAACCGTCTCTTTTTTAGGTAATCAGCATTTAAAAAGCTTTCTCTTGAAAATAGCTTAATTTTAGACGACTTCTGGCTTAAATTAACAAAAATTTTCTAATTGCCTCGCAAAGATTAACTTAATTCCTTTATTGTTCATTTTTCACTGGGTAGGAAGATGTGAAGTTTCCCAAAGTTAATCAAAGCCTTAATGCTTCAAAGTCTTTACCTGACAAGGGTTTTCTACTTCAAAAAGTTGTTAATGCTTTGGGGAAAGTGGCCAATTTACAATGGGGACACATTATTAAGCGAACGCGCCGCGTCACTACGTGAGCCTGTTTGCAAGAAATAAAAATGCTAGTCCATAAACCTACTTTTTTGTCAATGTGTAACTCCTATTATTCAAAAATTAGATGCCCAAAGCCCTAAGTAGCCGCCGCTTTTTCCTTCCACTCTTATCTCGAACTCACGTTGACTATTAACCTACTATGAAAATCTTGCCAATTAACCTGTTTACCGTTTCCGCATTAATTCTTTCCGGGTCCCCGCTTCTGTCTGGAACAACACAAGCGCTTAAGAGCGCTCAAATATTTTCAGATCTTTTTATAGCCCAGTCTAGCTCTCAATCGATCTCCGCTTTACGTTCCGGATTTTATTATGCCACGGGAACGCTGTTTAATTATTCACGAAGGGAAATTCTAAAAAATAGTAATGGTCGTATCTGTATGAAAGTTGTAGAAGGTCCGCAAAATCATTTAACCACCCAGCAGGAAGATATTATCGTTAGTAGTTTATCCAGTCGTCAGGGTAAGCTTTATCTCGATGCCACAAATACGGAAGTAGAAGTTTATACTCCTCCAGAATTACGGCGGATGTTTGAATGGGCGCAACCGGAAACACCTGTCGCTTTTATGGATACCGTTAATCAAGCGGCTTTATGGGAGTTTATCGATAGTAAACCTGCTCAAGGGAGTACGGCGGAGCAAAATAAAATAATGCAGGAATGTGTACAGTCTCGCGCTCAATACATTCGTCGATTTAAAGGACATTTGATTCGAGGGAGATCTTAACAATTTGTACATAAGATTAAGATGATTTCGATACATTCGCCATCTCCAAAACAACCAGAAAAACAGTATGAAGAATTTTGCTAAAAACAAATTCCGTAAACTTGTAGTTAGGATTTTTGAGTTTTTTAAAAATCTCTTGATCGGTAAATTCGCTTTACGTTTTCTCGGCGGTTTTCTGGCGATCACGCTCCTAGCATTGATCGAGGTAACGCTTAGTACCGCCCCGGTCACGGGAACGGTCACTAGGGAGCAGAACGAAACGATGAATCCTAAAGTGATAAATCCTGAAGTAGCGATCTGTTTATTAGGATTCTGCGTGGATGTACCGCCAATTCTTAAACCTTTAGAAAAGCCAATAGAAAACGAAATTAATGAAGTTATAAAAAATCAACTGCGCTCGTTCTTAGCCGATGAAATTCCGATTTCGGGAACTGAACATCAATTATATCCCACCACTTCACAACTACCAGGCGGTCAATTTACATCTCAGACTTTATATTTAAATGCTTTGAATGCTTCTCAGGTTATTCCATCAGGAGACTATGAAATTCCCGTCCATTTCTATTGCACTAAGGTTTATACTTTGAATGGTGGGGGAAATCGCTATCGTTTGGCTCGCCTCAATGGCAGACTGTCTGATGCTTTAAGTGCATTGTATCAACGGGCTAGTGTAAGTGATGCGCCAATTCAAGATGTACAAGTTTTATCTTGGAGTATTCAATCAGGAGTCTCCTACGACAATTTATCTAGTTCATCAAAGCAATTGGTCAATCAATTAATTCCTGACTATAAACAAAAATTAGATGGTAGTTTTATTGATAAAACCATTAAATATTGGAATGATCTTTCAAGACTAACTTCATTACCTTCCTTAGATTCTACTCTTAATTCACTAGGAGATACTGGAACTTTTGTTAAATCACTGTTTCGAGCGAGAGACGAAATTATCAGAACCAATTTTAATTATCGCAATTTAGCAAATGCTTTTGTAATTCCCCAAGATGTCAACCTTCCTGGCGGCGTGGAAACTACCCCTTGGAGCAAGATTAACGACCAAGTTTATCTACGCTTTATGGCTCCCAAAGGTGCATTGAATGACGGTGTGGTTCAGGTCAGAATTTTGGGGCAAGGTCAAACAAACGAGTTTAATAGAATTAATTTACTACAAAATAATACTGACTCAAATCAGTTAATTGCTAGTCTGCCAAATAATAATAGTTTGGGTGCTTCAAGTGTGACAGCAGAAGCATTATTGAGTAATATATCTCAATCTGTAGGCATTCCAGAGCAAAATGGACAGGCGCTTACTGCTACCGTTACGCCAGCACCAGAAAACAGAGAACTTCAAGAGGCCCGTGAAATAGCAAGACAACTACAAGCGGAGCCAACTTGGAAAGAAATGCTTGATCCTTGTCCCTGTACTTTAGAAGAAGCTAGAAAATTATCAGCACCGATATATTCACTTAATGGAAAAGAATTAAGCCCTAGTCAAAGTTCGCAGATTCATTATAAGATCGAGACTCGAACAGGAATTTTGCCTGAAGGGGAATTAATTTTGATTAGGGATCGTGTATTTGTTGAGTCATCACAACTTGCGCTTTCTTTTGAGCTTCCTTATCACCCTGGCGCGTCTTATGTTTTTCGCTCTCACTCAAGTCGAGTAGGTTACTTTAAACTCAAATCTGGCAAAGTCATCAAGCCTGGACAACAATGTACTTATAATGCTCAAGGTCAATTGATCACAGATGGGCCAGGCGCTGGAACACCAGATGCTTATTCTTCTGAAGTTACTGCGACTGCTCAAGGATGGCGGAGTGAGGATTCTCACACATTTTGGGATACAAATCCATTTGATGCTATGACAAATAACCGCGAAAAGGGATGGGAGCAAAAAGAAGGATGGAAGGAATATCACAAGACCTGGACTCCTAACACTGGAAATGGTTGTCCTTTACCTTGGAGAAGGGAGTCGAATCAGATATAAACTTGATAATTATGCCAAACTTGAAAACCTGAAAAAGTCGATTAAGAGTAAATTTGCGGCCACCAACAATCTTTGTTCAAGGAGAGAATTCTATTTATGAAAATTTTGCAGCTAAAAGAAGCCCTTATTTCTTTCATATCTTGGTTTGGCTGGTTATCGTATATTTTCTGGCTTTTCTGTTATGTCATTTTGATGATCTTTGTAGGCGTGTTAATACTACTCATGCCAATCACCGCTTACATAGTCTTTTCCTTTACCTCTGCCATGTCTAGGCTAGTATTAGGAGGAATAGCAATAGGTGATACAAAACCAAGCTATCACAGAGAATTTGAACTTACTCCTAGCGATGGTATGGGATATAGTCTGGCGACAGCCATAACATCTATTGCTCATCTTATTTTTAGTCTGATTCTTTTATTTCCACTCAAATTGTTTATTGCTAATCACACGGGAATGCCGATGGAAACCCCTATCGCTGAACTACCAAGCTATATACTGGAAAGTATTAACCATTTACGTCCTCCACATCGGTTTAGTTTGTACTGTGGTATTATTAGTGTTCCATTAATAATCACACTCTATTTTTCCTTGACAAGAACTTGAAGTTGTGGGAGGCGTAACTGTAGCGGACTGCAAACATAAAGTTAAATGTTCTTATCTTTTATTTTGTTGCACCATTATAAAGATGATAATAGAAAATTAATGTCACAAAAATACACATTACGACAAATTTTACACAAATATTGTTTCTTCTGCTGTCTGAAGCCAACTTTACAATACCGATTAGACCTTTTGCGTAATTTAAATTTTTAATTCATAATTATACAGAGCAAACGCATCTAAATTTTATTGGCAAAATCAACTTGATGTCTACGGGTTTTTGTGCGGCTCAGTTAAAACCCGAAAAAATTTACTCTACTTAATTAAGCTTAATTAAACTTAATATGATTTTTGATGAATTTCAGATGGATTTCTAATCAGCTTAAGATCATTAACTTGAAGCACCCGGGACATTACCATATAAAAAGATTTTTAACTTTAAGCATTTCCCCCTTCTTTTAAATCCGAGCAATTACGCTAAATTTTTTTTTTGTTTCGGTTTATCCTGAAATTTTACGTTGATTATTTAATCGATTTATGGTTGGATTTCACTAATGTAACTTAAATTATAAAAAGACCAAAATATCTATGAGCAGAATCATTAATGAATTGTGATTATGATCACTTTTTAATCCTCATGCTCAATGTAAATTTATACTTGTTATTATGGATTAAGTGCA from the Gloeothece citriformis PCC 7424 genome contains:
- a CDS encoding M48 family metallopeptidase, translating into MKLFRNLGLLMLGMTIFLSLTLVFPLSPNYSQSPLSTDNCFKILAQADELFLAGQKEDAKALYRECKPDFPAQSAVAEIPEPVYKIEELGGGQRFWSQAQDGMQRNLDSKIYFNLVPLIQNYPQFVPAYEMLAKFCQKEAEFCEKSAKEGQPKNAVEVLEQATETFPDDTVLLRAKIDLMVESEQFLEASIAARQFTLVYSDSPEASEFEKLADKYLAAFKNNINEKLIGQTVVSVLVGAGGAILNNDPYQGLSGLQTVAMLLKGEKGFGAEVAGLYSNQYQGNGQLVDDPEVLKYVQGLAGRLTPYMGRNFDYEYYVVKDNNLNAFALPGGKIFVNTGAILKTQSEAELAGLLAHEISHAALSHGFQKVAQANLLGNFEQIIPVINRLSALVNAQFSQYSERQADILGTRVLALSGYSADGMRNLMVAIKKESGDRKTSYLDSHPAPGDRVQYLEKMIQDYKYNRYGYEGVKSHKAIQDRLLGSVPAS